The genomic region ATATCATTGAAGCGGCTATTGACCGGGGTGTAAAACGGGTTATTGCCTTAAGTACAGATAAAGCTGCAGCACCAATCAATTTATACGGTGCCACGAAATTAGCCTCGGACAAGTTGTTTGTAGCAGGGAATTCTTATGTTGGGGATAAGGAAACAAGATTTGCTGTTGTTCGGTATGGTAATGTCGTGGGAAGTCGGGGAAGTGTTGTTCCGCTCTTCAAAAAAATGCGTCATACCGGTGTATTACCTATTACAGATAAGCGTATGACCCGATTCTGGATTACCCTTGATCAAGGTGTCCAGTTTGTCATCAACAGTCTTCAAAGAATGCGCGGAGGGGAAATCTTTGTGCCTAAGATTCCAAGCATGAGGGTGATCGATTTGGCCAAGGCTATCGCCCCCGAATGTCGTATCGAATATGTCGGCATCAGACCTGGTGAAAAACTACACGAAGTCATGATCACGGAAGATGATGCCCGCCGCACAATAGAATATGATAATTACTATGTGATTCAGCCGGAATTTCCTTGGTGGAGAAAAGAATATACCAACGGAGGAAGGCCATTACCAGATGGCTTTTCCTATAGCAGTGATAAGAACGATTGGTGGCTGTCTGTAGAAGAGTTAAAAGCGTTACTTGAAGACAAAGAAGTCCAGGCCGTAAAATAAAGGCTGCTTCACAGGAAAGGGATGTTTGAATGAAAAAATTAACCTCAGATACAACAAAAGAGAACAAGCGGTTTTTACCGTATGGCCGACAAAGCATTGATGAAGAAGATATTCAAGCGGTAATCGAAGTGCTAAAAGGAGATTATCTCACCACCGGTCCTACGCTGGCCGAGTTTGAAAAAGCCGTAGCAGACTATGTGGGTGCAGAATATGCTGTGGCTTTTTCTAATGGTACAGCAGCTCTGCATGCAGCCTGTTTTGCGGCTGGCATACAAAGCGGAGATGAAGTGATCACCTCTCCGATCACGTTCGCCGCCAGTGCCAACTGTATTCTCTATCAAGGTGGCAAACCGGTATTTGCAGATGTGGATGAGCGGACATACAATATTGACCCTGCTGAAATTGAGAAGAAAATTAATTCAAAAACAAAAGCCATTATCCCAGTTGATTTTACGGGCCAACCGGCTGAATTAGATACAATCCTGGAGTTTGCCCAAAGGCATAATCTCGTGGTGATTGAGGATGCTGCACATGCTTTAGGAGCAGAATACAACGGGAAAAAAATTGGTTCAATCAGTGATATGACCATGTTCAGCTTTCACCCCGTAAAGCCCATCACCACAGGTGAAGGCGGTGTCATTACCACCAATGATAAAGATTACTATGAGAAGCTGGTCCAATTCAGAACACACGGGATTACCAGGGACCGATCAAAGCTTAACGAGGATCATGGCCCGTGGTATTATGAGATGCAACTTTTGGGTTATAACTATCGCATGACAGATATTCAAGCAGCTCTGGGACTCAGTCAACTCAAGAAATTAGATCGCTTTATCACGCGTCGCCGGGAGATTGCAACAGCATATACGGAAGCGTTTGGTGACATACCTGAACTTGTGACACCTTATCAGAGTCCACTTAGTCAATCAGGTTGGCATTTATATGTCATCCGTCTAAAGCTAGAAAAGCTAAAGGGATCGCGTAAAGAAATTTTTGAAGCATTGCAAAGAGAGAAAATAGGGGTTAATGTGCATTATATACCAGTCTATTATCATCCCTATTATCAGAAGCTGGGTTATCAAAGAGGATTGTGTCCAATAGCTGAAAAAATCTATGAAGAAATTATTACACTGCCATTATTTCCGGCTATGACGGATTCAGATGTACAAGAGGTAATACGAGCTGTCAAAACAGTGGTGAAAAACTATGCAAAATAAAGGTCAAAGCCATCAAAATCCTAATGTTGTTGCTATTATTCAGGCACGGATGGGTTCTACCCGTTTGCCTGGTAAGGTATTAAAAAAAGTATTAGCTAAACCTCTCCTTGAATATCAAATTGAACGATTAAACCGTTGTAAACTGATTAATACCCTGGTGGTCGCAACCACAACAAAACAATCCGATAATCCCATTGTTGAATTATGTAACCAATTAGGCGTGAACGTTTTTCGCGGATCGGAAGAAGATGTGCTTCAACGTTACTATGATGCCGCCTGTAAATATAAAGCTGATGTAGTAGTTCGCTTAACAGCAGATTGTCCCTTGATTGATCCAGAGGTTGTTGATAAGGTTATCTCATGTTATCTAGAAAACCAAGAGCAATATGATTACGTATCTAATACATTGATACGAACTTATCCCCGAGGCCTTGATACGGAAGTTTTTTCTTTTCAGGCTTTAAAACA from Caldalkalibacillus thermarum harbors:
- the pseB gene encoding UDP-N-acetylglucosamine 4,6-dehydratase (inverting) produces the protein MELTNKTILITGGTGSFGKKFVSKILNYDVKKVIVFSRDELKQFEMAQEYNDPRLRFFIGDVRDKDRLYRAFDGVDIVVHAAAMKQVPACEYNPFEAVKTNIHGAQNIIEAAIDRGVKRVIALSTDKAAAPINLYGATKLASDKLFVAGNSYVGDKETRFAVVRYGNVVGSRGSVVPLFKKMRHTGVLPITDKRMTRFWITLDQGVQFVINSLQRMRGGEIFVPKIPSMRVIDLAKAIAPECRIEYVGIRPGEKLHEVMITEDDARRTIEYDNYYVIQPEFPWWRKEYTNGGRPLPDGFSYSSDKNDWWLSVEELKALLEDKEVQAVK
- the pseC gene encoding UDP-4-amino-4,6-dideoxy-N-acetyl-beta-L-altrosamine transaminase, encoding MKKLTSDTTKENKRFLPYGRQSIDEEDIQAVIEVLKGDYLTTGPTLAEFEKAVADYVGAEYAVAFSNGTAALHAACFAAGIQSGDEVITSPITFAASANCILYQGGKPVFADVDERTYNIDPAEIEKKINSKTKAIIPVDFTGQPAELDTILEFAQRHNLVVIEDAAHALGAEYNGKKIGSISDMTMFSFHPVKPITTGEGGVITTNDKDYYEKLVQFRTHGITRDRSKLNEDHGPWYYEMQLLGYNYRMTDIQAALGLSQLKKLDRFITRRREIATAYTEAFGDIPELVTPYQSPLSQSGWHLYVIRLKLEKLKGSRKEIFEALQREKIGVNVHYIPVYYHPYYQKLGYQRGLCPIAEKIYEEIITLPLFPAMTDSDVQEVIRAVKTVVKNYAK
- a CDS encoding cytidylyltransferase domain-containing protein; amino-acid sequence: MQNKGQSHQNPNVVAIIQARMGSTRLPGKVLKKVLAKPLLEYQIERLNRCKLINTLVVATTTKQSDNPIVELCNQLGVNVFRGSEEDVLQRYYDAACKYKADVVVRLTADCPLIDPEVVDKVISCYLENQEQYDYVSNTLIRTYPRGLDTEVFSFQALKQAHQEAHDPQYREHVTSYLYLHPEKFRLFNVSHPIDYSHHRWTVDTGEDFELIRRIIEHLYPQNAMFKMKETITLLEYKPEWALINAHIEQKKINQE